The proteins below come from a single Corynebacterium cystitidis genomic window:
- a CDS encoding DsbA family protein, protein MSTKKVQNPNQSSNTGFIWAIVAVVVIAAIVIGFIVYNGRSQKAAEMAENMVPVEGVEMTYDKDEGTIVLSAADGGEEAPHAELFEDFSCNYCAQLAVNTDEQMLEEIKAGDLEVAIRSLNFLDRGQVGNSTRVLAAVLATADSGDLDLYWNFRKTMMEKQKEIYNQWSDEQFADLAEAYGADAATVDAIRNAEYIDEATSVAQANADYLNEQTGDVSSPRVLVDGQVVQVEDINTWIDVVAK, encoded by the coding sequence GTGAGTACTAAGAAGGTCCAAAACCCAAACCAGAGTTCCAATACTGGGTTCATCTGGGCAATTGTCGCCGTCGTGGTTATTGCAGCGATTGTTATTGGCTTCATCGTATACAACGGTCGAAGCCAGAAAGCTGCCGAGATGGCGGAGAACATGGTTCCGGTCGAAGGTGTTGAGATGACCTACGACAAGGACGAGGGCACCATCGTGCTTTCCGCTGCCGACGGTGGTGAAGAAGCTCCGCATGCTGAACTTTTTGAAGACTTCTCCTGCAATTACTGTGCTCAACTTGCGGTGAACACCGATGAGCAGATGCTTGAGGAGATCAAGGCGGGTGACCTTGAGGTTGCGATCCGTAGCCTGAACTTCCTAGACCGCGGCCAGGTAGGTAACTCCACCAGGGTTCTGGCGGCTGTGTTGGCCACCGCGGATAGTGGTGACTTGGATCTGTACTGGAACTTCCGCAAGACGATGATGGAGAAACAGAAAGAGATTTACAACCAGTGGAGCGATGAACAGTTCGCTGACTTAGCTGAAGCATACGGTGCAGACGCCGCAACTGTGGATGCGATCCGTAATGCTGAGTACATCGATGAGGCCACGAGCGTGGCTCAGGCGAATGCTGATTACCTCAACGAACAGACCGGCGATGTCTCCTCTCCACGTGTTCTGGTCGATGGCCAGGTTGTCCAGGTGGAGGACATTAATACCTGGATTGATGTGGTAGCCAAGTAG
- a CDS encoding TetR/AcrR family transcriptional regulator: protein MARPREFDTVTFLRQAGELLVRRGYNATSIDEIVKVTGVARGSLYSIFGSKQGIFIAVLEHAAEQWSQSVVPDGQLPATDLQDDPETLLNLINVAVFEIASHSPEIAELIQRIIDTNGITAQALGRRALGRAGLTEAAGQSC from the coding sequence GTGGCAAGACCGAGAGAGTTTGACACCGTAACGTTCCTGCGACAGGCGGGTGAGTTGTTAGTGAGGCGGGGCTATAACGCAACGTCGATTGATGAGATTGTGAAAGTCACTGGAGTGGCCCGAGGTAGTCTGTACTCGATCTTTGGATCGAAGCAAGGAATATTTATCGCAGTACTTGAGCATGCGGCAGAGCAGTGGAGTCAATCTGTAGTGCCGGATGGGCAGCTGCCAGCAACCGATCTGCAGGACGATCCTGAGACACTGCTGAATCTGATCAACGTTGCAGTTTTCGAGATTGCATCCCACAGTCCTGAAATTGCTGAACTGATCCAACGCATTATCGATACAAACGGAATTACAGCCCAAGCCCTTGGTCGGCGTGCACTTGGCCGGGCTGGTTTAACCGAGGCGGCCGGCCAAAGCTGTTAA
- a CDS encoding fructosamine kinase family protein has translation MRKETFTKSGSAPGAAAAEAAGLRWLREGSNRVIEVLDVDEANNSLTIPRIRRSRPTAESARTAGSELARIHAQGADAFGAPPAGWGGPTFIGRIQQECTPTDRWARFYTRQRVLPFAEAAHAGGTLADEGLDTVRRACEAIERTDEDSTVARIHGDLWNGNVMFSADGPWFIDPAAHGGHALTDIAMLALFGAPFFDDIVAGYQSVAPLDSHWREQLPMHQLHPLAVHTQTHGRAYALDLIQAAEATLDLLGA, from the coding sequence ATGAGAAAAGAAACTTTCACCAAGTCAGGATCCGCCCCCGGTGCCGCCGCAGCTGAGGCTGCTGGCCTGCGTTGGCTGCGCGAAGGATCGAACCGGGTTATTGAAGTCCTTGACGTAGACGAAGCGAATAATTCGTTGACTATTCCGCGGATCCGGCGCAGTCGCCCCACCGCCGAATCGGCACGCACCGCCGGTAGTGAACTTGCCCGAATTCATGCCCAGGGAGCCGACGCATTTGGTGCTCCACCGGCCGGGTGGGGTGGCCCCACCTTCATTGGGCGTATTCAGCAGGAATGTACTCCGACTGATCGTTGGGCGCGGTTCTACACCCGCCAGCGCGTCCTGCCCTTCGCTGAGGCGGCGCACGCCGGTGGCACGCTTGCCGACGAAGGCCTCGATACCGTTCGTCGTGCGTGCGAGGCGATTGAACGCACTGATGAGGACTCTACGGTTGCCCGCATTCATGGCGATCTCTGGAACGGAAACGTGATGTTCTCAGCAGACGGGCCGTGGTTTATTGATCCCGCAGCCCACGGAGGCCACGCGCTGACCGATATTGCGATGCTCGCTCTTTTCGGGGCGCCGTTTTTCGACGACATCGTAGCCGGGTACCAGTCTGTAGCCCCGCTTGATAGTCATTGGCGCGAGCAGTTGCCCATGCATCAGTTGCACCCGCTGGCGGTACACACCCAAACGCACGGCAGGGCCTACGCCTTGGACCTTATTCAGGCTGCCGAGGCGACGCTGGACCTGTTGGGCGCCTAA
- the nadE gene encoding ammonia-dependent NAD(+) synthetase has translation MVVMSHPVDETQKTIIETLVTRPLIDPAEEIDKRITFLLDYLAVTGAKGYVLGISGGQDSTLAGRLAQLAVEKRRADGHDATFWAVRLPHGVQSDEDDAQAALEFIQPDRRLVVNIAPATAAMNKAVSHALGIDALADFNNGNVKARQRMIAQYAIAGEVGALVIGTDHAAENLTGFFTKHGDGAADLVPLAGLNKRQGAQLLKHLGCPPQLYQKVPTADLEDDRPALSDEEALGITYSAIDTYLEGKPVSEQDRERIEQLWATGQHKRHLPPGPHDTWWK, from the coding sequence ATGGTTGTCATGTCTCACCCAGTCGATGAAACACAGAAAACCATCATCGAGACGCTGGTCACCCGCCCCTTGATCGATCCAGCAGAAGAGATTGATAAACGTATCACTTTTCTGCTGGATTATCTTGCGGTAACCGGCGCAAAAGGATACGTCCTCGGCATCTCTGGTGGGCAAGATTCCACCCTGGCTGGACGGCTCGCCCAACTAGCCGTCGAAAAGCGACGAGCAGACGGACACGACGCAACCTTCTGGGCGGTACGCCTCCCGCATGGAGTGCAATCCGACGAAGACGACGCGCAAGCTGCCCTGGAGTTTATCCAGCCGGACCGGCGCCTTGTAGTGAACATCGCACCCGCCACCGCCGCGATGAACAAGGCGGTATCCCACGCCCTAGGAATCGACGCACTAGCCGATTTTAACAACGGCAATGTGAAGGCCCGTCAACGCATGATCGCACAATACGCAATTGCCGGCGAAGTCGGAGCACTGGTAATCGGCACTGATCACGCCGCAGAAAATCTGACAGGTTTCTTCACAAAACACGGAGACGGTGCTGCAGACCTAGTCCCCCTGGCAGGACTAAACAAGCGCCAAGGAGCGCAGCTGCTGAAACACCTGGGCTGCCCACCGCAGCTCTACCAAAAGGTCCCCACCGCCGACCTCGAAGACGACAGGCCAGCACTTTCCGACGAGGAAGCACTGGGAATTACGTATTCAGCGATTGATACTTACCTCGAAGGCAAACCAGTCAGCGAGCAAGACCGCGAGCGCATCGAACAGCTATGGGCTACAGGACAACACAAACGCCACCTGCCACCAGGGCCGCACGACACCTGGTGGAAGTAG
- a CDS encoding sugar porter family MFS transporter, with protein sequence MKTPSSTPDTRGVTTTPEQRRYVRTVASIAAFAGLLFGYDTGVMSGALLFVSPEFGMSATEEGLVTSMLLVGAAVGALTGSATADKIGRRATLMVGGIIFIVGSVWCALSGSVLMLSSARTLLGIAVGAVSIVAPMYISEMVPATVRGKMVSLNTLMIVVGQLAAYLVNSLLAPTENWQLMLGLAAVPGLILTIGMYFLSDTPVWLARQGRVDEARATATRAGMDLAELTEITEQDAAQREAQQGQWSRLKEHRWLKITVLVAALLGITQQITGVNAIVYFAPTMMNQVGLSTQNSVYTSIVIGLVSVVACWVGLQVIDRIGRKRLLTIGLVGNVIALAILAPVYGAAHGNTALAMVSLALMAIFIASQQAAVSPTTWLLISELVPTQIRGLGMGLAGLALWTANWAVAQFFLPLVEALGATSTFVMFAVLGLVALGFVRAMVPETMGRSLEDVSRELEYKYSK encoded by the coding sequence ATGAAGACTCCCAGTTCCACCCCCGATACCCGTGGGGTAACAACCACGCCGGAGCAACGTCGTTACGTGCGCACTGTCGCTAGTATCGCCGCGTTCGCTGGCCTCCTTTTCGGCTATGACACCGGTGTTATGAGCGGTGCCCTGCTATTCGTCAGCCCCGAATTCGGGATGTCCGCCACTGAAGAAGGATTGGTGACCTCCATGCTGCTGGTGGGAGCCGCTGTTGGCGCCTTAACAGGCTCAGCAACCGCGGACAAAATCGGGCGGCGCGCAACATTGATGGTGGGAGGCATCATTTTCATTGTCGGCTCAGTGTGGTGCGCCCTGTCGGGATCAGTGCTGATGTTGTCGTCGGCACGCACGCTTTTGGGTATTGCAGTGGGTGCTGTCAGCATCGTCGCGCCGATGTATATTTCCGAGATGGTGCCAGCAACGGTGCGCGGGAAGATGGTGTCGCTGAACACTCTCATGATCGTGGTAGGGCAGCTGGCGGCCTACCTCGTCAACTCTTTGCTTGCGCCCACCGAGAATTGGCAACTGATGCTGGGGCTTGCAGCCGTGCCTGGCCTCATCCTGACAATTGGTATGTATTTTCTGAGTGACACTCCAGTGTGGCTGGCCCGTCAAGGACGTGTCGACGAAGCACGCGCTACCGCAACGCGCGCCGGGATGGATTTGGCGGAGCTGACCGAGATCACCGAGCAAGACGCAGCGCAACGCGAAGCACAACAAGGGCAGTGGAGTCGGTTGAAGGAGCACCGCTGGCTCAAGATCACCGTCTTAGTTGCGGCGCTTCTGGGAATCACCCAGCAAATCACCGGTGTCAACGCGATTGTGTATTTTGCGCCCACCATGATGAACCAGGTGGGCCTATCCACTCAGAACTCGGTGTATACCTCAATTGTCATTGGGCTGGTCTCTGTGGTGGCCTGCTGGGTTGGGCTGCAGGTGATCGACCGGATCGGGCGAAAACGGTTGCTGACTATCGGCCTGGTCGGTAATGTGATCGCCCTCGCGATTCTTGCACCTGTCTATGGTGCAGCCCACGGTAATACCGCACTGGCCATGGTTTCATTGGCGCTCATGGCAATATTTATCGCCTCTCAGCAGGCGGCGGTTTCGCCGACTACCTGGCTGTTGATCTCGGAGCTGGTTCCCACGCAAATCCGCGGGCTAGGCATGGGGCTGGCTGGGCTGGCGTTGTGGACGGCGAACTGGGCCGTAGCACAATTTTTCCTGCCCCTCGTCGAAGCGTTGGGCGCGACCAGCACATTTGTGATGTTCGCTGTGCTGGGCCTGGTTGCTCTTGGGTTCGTCCGTGCGATGGTGCCGGAGACGATGGGACGCAGCTTGGAGGATGTCAGCCGTGAACTGGAATACAAGTACTCCAAGTAG
- the ykgO gene encoding type B 50S ribosomal protein L36 yields the protein MKVRNSLRSLKNKPGAQVVRRRGKVYVINKKDPRFKARQG from the coding sequence ATGAAGGTCCGCAATTCGCTTCGGTCGCTGAAGAACAAGCCGGGCGCTCAGGTTGTGCGCCGTCGTGGCAAGGTTTACGTGATCAACAAGAAGGACCCGCGCTTCAAGGCCCGTCAAGGCTAG
- the nrdH gene encoding glutaredoxin-like protein NrdH has protein sequence MTITVYTKPACMQCNFTTKALDKAGLDYTLVDISMDDEARDYVLALGHLQAPVVEVNGEHWSGFRPDRIRGLAEKAA, from the coding sequence ATGACCATCACCGTGTACACCAAGCCAGCCTGCATGCAGTGCAACTTCACTACCAAAGCCCTCGACAAGGCCGGGCTGGACTACACCCTCGTCGATATCAGCATGGACGATGAAGCACGTGATTATGTTCTCGCTCTCGGACATCTCCAGGCGCCAGTCGTCGAGGTCAATGGCGAGCACTGGTCCGGTTTCCGCCCAGATCGCATCCGCGGTTTGGCTGAGAAGGCCGCGTAG
- the nrdI gene encoding class Ib ribonucleoside-diphosphate reductase assembly flavoprotein NrdI, which produces MLVVYFSSVTENTRRFVDKLGLPSKRIPLYRKDEPLVVDEPYVLICPTYGGGVSLSQQNTRPVPKQVIRFLNNEHNRSLIRGVIAAGNSNFGPDYCISGDVISHKCQVPYLYRFELMGMPEDVVRVRDELINNAERLGLNPIDSATVDAIRAEQEEKTKQNAEILARLRARYDHRVRS; this is translated from the coding sequence GTGCTCGTCGTGTATTTCTCCTCCGTTACGGAGAACACCCGCCGGTTCGTCGACAAGCTCGGACTACCTAGCAAAAGGATTCCCCTATACCGCAAGGATGAGCCGTTGGTCGTTGATGAGCCCTATGTGCTGATCTGCCCAACCTACGGTGGGGGAGTGTCGTTGAGCCAGCAAAACACGCGGCCAGTTCCGAAACAGGTGATCCGCTTCCTGAACAACGAGCACAACCGCAGCCTGATTCGCGGTGTCATAGCGGCGGGCAACTCGAACTTCGGGCCGGATTACTGCATCTCCGGGGACGTGATCTCGCACAAGTGCCAGGTTCCGTACCTGTATCGCTTTGAGCTGATGGGCATGCCTGAGGATGTCGTACGGGTTCGTGACGAGTTGATCAACAACGCTGAACGCCTCGGGCTCAACCCCATCGATTCAGCCACCGTGGACGCGATTCGTGCCGAGCAAGAAGAAAAGACCAAGCAAAACGCCGAAATTCTGGCTCGGCTCCGTGCCCGGTATGACCATCGGGTCCGCTCCTAA
- the nrdE gene encoding class 1b ribonucleoside-diphosphate reductase subunit alpha, which produces MTSLTSTQTHGKNVAAPADPKEQLDYHTLNALLNIYGDDGQIQFDKDREAANQFFLQHVNQNTVYFHDLEEKMKYLIDNKYYEPEVIEQYDWEFVKSTFKRAYAFKFRFKTFLGAYKYYTSYTLKTFDGKRYLERFEDRVSMTALFLARGNEELASALVDEIMTGRFQPATPTFLNAGKAQRGELVSCFLLRIEDNMESIGRAINSSLQLSKRGGGVALLLTNIRESGAPIKHIENQSSGVIPVMKLLEDSFSYANQLGARQGAGAVYLNAHHPDILSFLDTKRENADEKIRIKTLSLGVVIPDITFELAKRNDAMYLFSPYDVERVYGVPFADISVTEKYEEMVEDPRIKKTKINARQFFQTIAEIQFESGYPYIMYEDTANKANPVKTGRINMSNLCSEILQVNTPSVLNADLTYETIGEDISCNLGSLNIAMTMDSTDFSRTIETAIRGLTSVADQTSIDSVPSIREGNDASHAIGLGQMNLHGYLGREHIHYGSEEGLDFTNAYFATVMYECIKASHKIAVETGETFKDFDKSEYASGEFFDRYNPEDFQPKTAKVKALFENSTAQVPTEQDWAELKAAVMKDGIYNRYLQAVPPTGSISYINNSTSSIHPIASKIEIRKEGKIGRVYYPAPHLDNENGEYFEDAYEIGYEKVIDTYAVATKYVDQGLSLTLFFKDTVTTRDINRAQIYAWTKGIKSLYYIRLRQMALAGTEIEGCVSCML; this is translated from the coding sequence GTGACTTCACTAACGTCTACCCAGACACATGGCAAGAATGTTGCTGCACCCGCTGACCCGAAAGAACAGTTGGATTACCATACTCTGAATGCTCTGCTGAACATTTACGGAGACGACGGACAAATCCAGTTCGATAAAGACCGCGAGGCTGCTAACCAGTTCTTCCTGCAGCACGTCAACCAGAACACCGTCTACTTCCATGATTTGGAAGAGAAGATGAAGTACTTGATTGATAACAAGTACTATGAACCAGAAGTGATCGAGCAGTACGACTGGGAATTTGTAAAGTCGACCTTCAAGCGCGCCTACGCGTTCAAGTTCCGCTTCAAAACCTTCCTGGGCGCGTATAAGTACTACACCTCGTACACGTTGAAGACCTTCGACGGTAAGCGCTACCTCGAGCGTTTCGAAGACCGTGTGTCCATGACCGCTTTGTTCCTAGCGCGCGGCAATGAGGAGTTGGCAAGCGCGCTTGTCGACGAGATCATGACCGGACGCTTCCAACCAGCAACTCCAACCTTCCTTAACGCTGGTAAAGCACAACGCGGGGAGCTCGTCTCCTGCTTCCTGCTGCGCATCGAAGACAATATGGAGTCCATTGGACGTGCCATCAACTCGTCGCTGCAGCTCTCCAAGCGTGGCGGTGGCGTGGCACTGCTGTTGACCAACATCCGCGAATCTGGTGCGCCGATTAAGCACATCGAGAACCAGTCGTCGGGTGTGATTCCCGTGATGAAGTTGTTGGAAGACTCCTTCTCTTATGCTAACCAGCTGGGTGCCCGCCAGGGAGCCGGCGCGGTGTACCTCAATGCGCACCACCCTGACATCTTGAGCTTTTTAGATACCAAGCGCGAGAACGCGGACGAGAAGATCCGCATTAAGACTCTCTCGTTGGGCGTAGTTATTCCGGACATTACTTTCGAGCTGGCGAAGCGTAATGATGCCATGTACTTGTTCTCCCCCTATGACGTGGAGCGTGTCTACGGCGTGCCGTTCGCCGACATCTCGGTTACTGAAAAGTACGAAGAGATGGTGGAGGATCCGCGCATTAAGAAGACGAAGATCAACGCGCGACAGTTCTTCCAAACTATCGCAGAGATCCAGTTCGAATCCGGCTACCCGTACATCATGTATGAAGACACCGCGAACAAGGCGAACCCGGTGAAAACTGGCCGCATTAACATGTCCAACCTGTGCTCGGAAATTCTGCAGGTCAACACACCGTCGGTGCTCAATGCTGACTTAACCTACGAAACCATCGGCGAGGACATCTCGTGCAATCTGGGTTCGCTCAATATTGCGATGACCATGGACTCCACCGACTTCTCCCGCACCATCGAAACTGCAATTCGCGGTTTAACCTCTGTGGCAGACCAGACCTCCATTGATTCGGTCCCGTCGATCCGTGAGGGCAATGACGCCTCACACGCGATCGGCTTGGGCCAGATGAACCTGCACGGCTACTTGGGCCGGGAGCACATCCACTACGGCTCCGAAGAAGGTTTGGACTTCACCAACGCGTACTTCGCCACCGTGATGTACGAGTGCATCAAGGCGTCCCACAAGATTGCTGTGGAGACGGGGGAGACGTTCAAGGACTTCGACAAATCTGAGTACGCGTCAGGCGAGTTCTTCGACCGGTACAACCCAGAGGACTTCCAGCCGAAAACTGCCAAGGTCAAGGCGCTGTTTGAGAACTCCACTGCGCAGGTACCCACCGAGCAGGATTGGGCCGAGCTAAAGGCTGCCGTGATGAAAGACGGTATCTATAACCGCTACCTCCAGGCCGTCCCGCCAACCGGTTCCATTTCCTATATCAATAACTCGACCTCGTCGATCCACCCGATTGCCTCCAAGATTGAGATCCGTAAGGAAGGCAAGATCGGCCGCGTCTACTACCCAGCACCACACCTGGATAATGAGAACGGCGAGTACTTCGAGGATGCCTACGAGATCGGCTACGAGAAGGTGATTGACACCTATGCGGTGGCCACCAAGTACGTTGACCAGGGCCTTTCGCTGACACTGTTTTTCAAGGACACCGTGACCACCCGCGATATCAACCGTGCCCAGATTTACGCATGGACCAAGGGCATTAAGTCTTTGTACTATATCCGCTTGCGCCAGATGGCTCTGGCAGGCACCGAAATCGAAGGCTGCGTGTCCTGCATGCTGTAA